CGGCCTGATCGAGGTCTTCAAACCCGGCGATAGGACAGGGCAGCTCGATCGCCTTTTCGATAGCCCGCACCAACAGCGCGGCGTGGAAGACCACCGAGATGACGCCCTCGGCGCCGCCGATTTCGTTTTCGTGGGCGGTGATGTATTGGGTGAGCGCCATCTGGTCCTGCACAAATTCGCCGACCAGCGTCGCGGAATAATCGGGCTCGGCCATGCGTTTGGAGGCCTCAGCGACCACGGCGGCCATGTGTTCATTTTCAATTTTCATCTAAAAACCGTGCGACAATGGTAGCAGATTTGGGGGCAATGGGCTTGGCGACGCGTCCGCGACGATGGCATGAAACCGCAGGGGTGCGCGCGGCGGTCGTGCTGTCGCTGTGCGCCCATGCGCTGATCGCGCTGGCCATTTGGGGCCCGGCTTGGTGGGCGGCGCGGGCAGGCTCATCGACGCCTGCTATTGATATCAATTCCGAGCTGGCCCCGGCCAAGCCTGAGGTCGAAACGATTGGCCAAGGTGGCGTGGCAGCGGGCGCAAGCGAGGCGACGCCCGTGGTGCCGATGCAAGTCGCCTTGATCGACTGGCCAACGCCGAAGCCGACAAGCACGCCCAAGCCAAAACCGAAGCCGGCGGTCGAGGTAGCAGCACTATCCGGGCCCAACGTGGCCGGTGCACTCAAGGACGTACCAGGGCCCAAGCGTCCGCCGAAACCGGTCGAGGGCGCCAAGCCCGCCACGGCTGCGCCGTCCGCAGATGCGGCGCTGGGCGGTGGCGAGGGCGTTGGAGCGGCCGGTGGTGCGGGTCCTGGCGTGGCGCCGGTGTTGGTGGCCGGCATTGGCAACGCGAGCTTCGCCACGGGCGCAAACTTGCTCGCCTATGCGCCGCCGCGCCATATCGTTGCGGTTTACGTGCGGTTGTCGTTACTGCGCGATACGCCGTGGGAGCCCATGGTCGAGGCCATCTTGCGACCAATGCCCGATTACCGCGCCTTGCTCGGCAAGCAGGCCGCCGGCGATAAATCCGCCAGCCGCTTGTTCGACTCGATCTTGATTTCGACGTCGTCGCCGCGGCGGGTGGACGCGACGATGTTGGCGGTGCGGCCGCGCGTAGCACGCGACGTCGTGCGCAGGTCCGTAGCCGACGGCGACAAAATTTTCTGGCGCGTGGTGCGCGGCGGCGCCGCCGGCGAACGGCTGCCGAGCGATGGCCGCGTGTTCTTGGCGCCGGCGCTCGACCTCATGTTGCTCGCGCGCGTCAGTGAGCTCGGCGATTTGATGGCGCCGCCTACCGGCACGCAGGCTGCCGCCACCGCGGCGACACCAGCGGCGGCTTCGACGGCACCGCTTGACGCCGTGCCCGTGCCCGCGCCTGCACCAGCGCCAGCGCCAGCGGCGAGCGCCTCGTCGACCATCGATACCAGCGTCGCCCACGGCGCGCTGCCGGGCTGGCTGTCGCAGCTCATGCAACTCGAGGCCCACGTCGTTGCGAATTCCCCTGCGGGCAAGGCGCCCCTCCTGATGATGACCGCGGCGATTAAGCCATCGGCCAAGGTGGGCGAGCGCCTCGGCACGCCGGGCTTGGCCTTGCCGACGCAAATGACGCTTTCCGTGATCATGGAGGCCACCGGCTTTGTCGTGCGCGGCAATCTGGTCTTTGCTGACGCCGCGGCGGCAAGCGCCTTTGCGGGCGTGGTGATCGCCAAGCAGGCCGAGGCGGTCGGCGATCCAATCGCGGGCCTCGTGCTGTCGCGGGTCGGCGCCAAGAACGCGTTGCTCAACTTTTCGCTGCAACCAACCGATCGCGTGCTGGCGTTTTCAACGTCCATCAGCGCGGTCGATGCCAAAAAATTGCTTACGCTCGCGGCGCTCGAGCTCGCCTCCTACTTTGCGGAGCCATGAGGTTATGAATCGCGCCGCAGACTTGGTTGGCGTGGCGCTGTTGGCGCCGCTTGCGCTCCCGCTGGGGCTCGCCGCGACGGCGGCGATCTGCGTGTTTGATCGCGGCGAACCGATGTTCACGCAAACGCGCGTCGGGCTGGGGCGGCAGCCATTTGTGATCTACAAGCTGCGCACCATGCGCGACGGCCAGGTAACCCCTGTTGGGCACGTGCTGCGGAAGACCGGCCTCGATGAACTGCCGCAGTTGTGGAACGTCGTGCGCGGCGACATGAGCCTGGTGGGGCCGCGACCGTTGCTGCATACGGACATCGCACGGCTGAAATGGGATGGTCCCGACTATGACCTTCGGTGGAGCGTGCGGCCGGGCGTGGTCGGCCCGGTGCAGCTGTGGTCGACGCGACAGTGCGATGCGCGGCTGAGCTGGGTGTACGACCGCGGCTATGTGCGGCAGGCGTCGCTGGCGCGCGATGTCGCCTTGGTGGGCGCCGCGGGCCTGTGCGCGATTTTCGGGAAGAGGCGGGTCGCCCAGGTGTTTGCAGGTTGGCGGAGGCGAAGCTACACATGAAGGTCTTGCTCTTAGGCTTAGGCAATATTGGCACCACGCTGGCAAACGTGCTGCTGGCGCAACGCGAGCTGCTTGGCATTTCGCGGCTGCGCCTGCAAAAGGGCACGCCCAAGCCCTATCTTGAGGCCGATCTCGACTTGCTGCGCGCACGTGGCGCCGAGGTTGTTACGGGGCGCGAGCTCGCTGCGCATGGCGATGGCATGGATTATGTTTTTGACTGCCGTGGCGCTGGAATGCCTCTCGCAGACAAAGTCGCGTTAGAGGCTATGCCGCAGCTACGCGGCGCGGTGGCCCAGGGGAGCGAACACGGCTATGGCGTGCCCTACGTGACGGGCGTCAATGACGCCGCGGTGCGCGGCGAGCGCTTTGTGCAAGTGGCCTCGTGCAATGCGCACGCGGTGGCGACGTTGCTGCGCGTGTTTGCCGGCGACGAATTGGCGGGGCTCGTGCGCGGTGATTTTGTGGTGGTGAGACGCAGCGAAGACATCGGCGCGCATGAGCGCCTCGTTTCGGGCACGGTGGTGTCGCGGCACGCCGAGCCGCTGGGTACGCACCACGCCGCCGCCGCGCAGCGCATCTACGCGACGCGCGGCATCAACGTCGAGGTGACGAGCTCAGACGTCACCACGCCGAGCCAGCTCATGCACACGCTGCGCTTCTCGCTCACGCTGCGTGGCGAGCAATCTGCCGCCGACTTGCAGGCCGCCATCGCGCGCGAGCCGTTGGTCGCGACGACGCAAAAGTTTGATGCAAATCGCCTCTTCGAACTCGGCCGCCGCTACGGCGTGCAAGGCCGTTTGTACGCCCACGCCATCGTTGTCGCAAACGACCTGCTCATTCACCACCGCGATGGCAACACCGAGGTCCGCGGCTGGGCCTTCGTACCGCAAGAAGGCAACACCATCCTCTCGACCCTCGCCGCCTTCCTCTTCCAAACCCAGCACCCCGCCGCCGCCGCCATTCTCGCCACCCTGACTGAGGGTCACTCCATAGGCAAAATAGTATAGCGATAACAATAGGTTGCCCCCCGCACTGCGTAATTACCACATTCTAAGGTTGCCCTAGCGCCGTTTCAAACTGCGGATGGGTCGTAATGGCGTGGTCAAGTGCTGCCAATGTTGACGGCTCTACATCGGCCCCAAATCGTGCGGTCGAACGCGCGCGCTTGACGAGCCACGCGGCATCGAGCAATCGATGGCGAGCGAGCGACGGGAAGCGCGAAGAACCCTCCGTAACTCGATGAGCGAGCGCCACCGTGGTTTCGCTTTTGGGCCCTGTCGGCACGCCATATGCAACGTAAAAACCGGCCGCCAGCATGCTCGAGCGCACGGCGGTGGAATTGGTATAGGTAAACAGCTCGACGGGCGAGGGCGGCGCGGCTACGACGTCATAGAGCGCGCGAAATATGGCAAGCGACCACATCGGCGTGTCGACCTTGGCCGAAAACGGATCCCAGAAAATCACGTCGGGTCGCGGCTGCGCGGCATAGTGCGCGTGATAATCGCCCGCGCACAGTCGCCACGTGTAACGACCTTGCGGATGCGCAAACGCGCCATCGAGCAACAGCTTGTGGGGCGCGCCGTGACGCAAGTGCGGAAACAATTTTAAGTTGTCGAGTGCTAGGCGCAGCGCATCGAGGTCGTGCTCGTAGCTAATGATCTCGGCGCGAGGGCCGTCGGTGCCCTTGACCGCTCCGAGCCGTCGGATCAGCGCCATCGCATTGTGCGCGGCGCCAAGTCCCACGTCCCATACCACCAAGGGGCGTGCGGGCGCGGCAGCCCGGCACGCCCATTCGATCCACGCCGACTGCGCGACGTAGAGCCGCTCGGCCTCGGCGTTGGGGTCGTTCACTGAATGCATGATTTCGCCCGAGGCAATATGCGCGATGCTCGCCACGCCAGGACCTGCGCTGCTACCCGCGACGTCACCATGGTCACCGCCCCTGGCGATGTGGACGCGAAAGTTCCCAAGCGCCTCCGCCCCGCGGTGACGCGACTTCTTAGGCTCGGCTCGCAGCGGCGGGTTGTCTTCATCGGTGCGCATCAACACCTCGCGTTGCTCGGCATAGAAAGCCGGAAACGTGCCCGCGATAATGTGCCCGCGCATTTTCGCCATCAGCCCTAAATAGAAGTGCAGGTTGTGGTTTGCGAGCAATTGCCAGCCTAGCGGCTCTTTGCACTTAACCAAATGGTGCAGGTATGATCGCCCATACAACACGCAGGCGTCGCAAGCACACGCTTCATCGAGGGGCGCCTCATCAAACTTGTGCACGCCTCGCCGCAAGTCGAGCTTGCCGCGCGACGAAAACACCGTGCCTTGTTGCGCCCACGCCGTCGGCAAGATGCAATCGAACATGTCGACGCCGCGATGCACGCCCTCGAGCAAATCAATCGGGGTGCCAACGCCCATGAGGTAGCGCGGCTTGTCGCGCGGCAAGAGGTCCGCCGTCATCTCGGCGATGTCTTCGCGCTCGGCCTTGCTCTCGCCCACCGCCAGCCCACCAATCGCATAGCCGTCAAAGCCAGTCATGTCAGTCAGCGCCGCCGCACTCTGGCGCCGCAGATCGGCGAAGCACGCGCCTTGCACGATGGCAAATAACGCGCTCGCCGCGTCGCCGCGCGCCGCCAGCGACCGCGCCGCCCAGCGATGCGTCAGCTCCATGGCCGCCTTGGCCTCGCCGTGTGGGCTCGTTGAATTAATGCATTGGTCGAGCACCATCATGATGTCCGAACCAATGGCGAGCTGCATCGCGACCGATCGCTCCGGCGTTAAGTGAAACACCGTGCCGTCGAGTTGGCTACGAAACGTCGCGCCATCCTCACTCATGGCGCGGATGTGAGGCAGCGAAAAAATTTGAAAGCCGCCGGAGTCGGTTAGAATCGACTTGTCCCACCGCATCCACTTGTGCAGGCCCCCGAGCCGCTCAAACAACTCAATGCCCGGTCGCACCATAAGATGATACGTATTGCCCAAAATGATCTGCGCGCCGAGCTGCTGCAGCTGCCCGAGGTTTTGCGAACGCACCGCCGCGCGCGTGCCCACCGGCATGAACACGGGCGTCAAGATCTCGCTGCGCGCGGTGGTCAGCGTGCCCGCACGCGCCCGCGTGCCTGCTGCCGTCGCCTCAACCCGAAACCTCACGCGCGGGTTGTAGCCGCATGGCCTGTGCGCGGCAACGCCCGGAGGTAAAACCTTGTGTATAGATCGCGCTATCGTCGCTCAAGCAGGCGGTAAGCCGGTCGCGATATAGTTTGCCCAAGCAGGCTGCTCACTTACCGTAGCCGCTGCAAGCACCGCGGCAACGCCGACATGGCCGGCCAAGAACGCATACTTGACGTTGGCTGTCAAAGCAGGAAGATTTGGATTTGCTAACTTGTACGTATATAAACATTCATCGTACCAATGCTTTGCCGCTCGGCTAAACCGCTCGTTGCTCGTAGCCCTGTAGAGCTGATGATAAATGTGAGCCATTCCCGCAGCACCGTGCGAGATGTTAACAGAGGGTGGTTGAATATAGTCTTTACGTGGCCTTAGCGTACTACGCAGGCCGACTTGAATTGCCCGTTCTCGCCAATCATCGTTGCCGAGAGCCGTGGCCGCGCAAAGAAGTGCAAGTGCGACCCCGGCGTCACCGTGACCCCATCCCGCGTCCGAGCGGATCAAATTATTTGGACGCTCTGGAAACTCGTAGACAGAAAAACACGAGTAGCCATCGCTGCGGATGCGGCCCATTAACCACGTCGTGGCCTCTTCAAGCATGGACCGCGCCGCAGGTAGCGACGTTAGGTGCGAAAGTGCTACGAGGAGACTTGCCACGCCATGGGCAAGGCCTGTTTCGACTACTTCTTCACCTCGCTTCACCGATGTCCAACAGCAACCAGAACTGCCACTGGTTCTGGCAGAAGACGCCAAAGCATTGCATAACGCCGTGGCGAGCGTAAAATTATGACGTTTGATTGCGTAGAACAACATCCCAGCTAGCCCATCAAAAAGTTCAAACGGGATTCGTTCATCTTTACTAGCTTCACTTGAAGAGATGCTCTCCAACAAAATAGCGTCGAGATGGCTAAGGATTTCGGTTGCGTCCGAATTGTGATCAGTTTCTATTAGGTTTGCGAGGAGCCATGCGTGCCCAATTGAGCCCTCGAAAAATTGGCTATCGGCGCCATTTGACTCAAAATGCCGCACGAGTTCTTGAACTGCTATGGATCGGAACGACGGATACTCTGGAGAATCGGTGGCTTGCAACAAAAGTGCCAATTCACCATAAAAACTGGGGAGAGCTTGAGGTAACCACAGTTGCTTAGCGTTATCACAAACCGTTTTAACTGCGAACGCGGTGTCGCTCGGCAACAAAAATTTTGCGTCGCTAGTCATTAATCACACGAAAAATAATAGATCGCGAAACGTTACGAGGCTTGAATAAGCGTAAAGACCTAGTTTCTCTCGTGCGCCTCGCCACTAGTTGCAAAAAGTTGATACGATCTCTCCCGTGAGTCCCCAGTCGACGTGGCATCCAATATTATCGGGCGAGTTAGCGTTGAAAGCTCAAAAAATCGTACAACACATCATAGATGAGTTGAAAGCCGAGTTGGAGAAATCGACGCTTCTTCCCGCGGGAATTGTTGTAGCGAATAGCCCGGTTGATCCATATGTCGCGCTCCTTTTTTCATACGCTTGGGCAACTGATAAGTCACGTTCTGACATTGCCGCGTATGCTGTTGAGTTACTCGACGCCATCTCCGCTAGTTGCGCAGCGGCGCCTAACAGCTTGCGTCCGAATTCTGGTGTCATCGCCGCCGATTGGGTTTATTCGCATTATTGCAGAGAGTTTTTTGAGCGGGATCCGGAGCACGGGAATCTCGAAGACGAGACAAGCGATGACATTGAGGTCGCTTTGGTTGTCTGCAAGCTTCTAAAAGATGCCCCGCCTCGAGCGTACGATCTAGCTTCGGGTTTGGTGGGGCTCGGCATCTATGGGTTAGAAAGTACCAACACTAAGGCAGGAACAGAAATTGTTTCAGTGGTTCTATCATTGCTCGCAGATCGCAGCGAGCCGGTGGATTCGCTTCGATCGCGCTGGCTCACACCGCGAGAACTACTATTTGGGTCCAATCGTGAAGCATATCCGGACGGTGTCTATGACCTAGGTGTTGCCCATGGCGTACCCGGCATTATTGCCTTTGCAGCAGAAAGTTACGCGCGTGGTATCGCACGCGAAGTTGCCTTAGACATTGCGGGCAAAGCCGTGGAGTGGATTCTGAGTGTTAGGGTCTTAGACGGCGGGCCTGGATACGACTCATGGGTC
The genomic region above belongs to Myxococcales bacterium and contains:
- the tgt gene encoding tRNA guanosine(34) transglycosylase Tgt, with amino-acid sequence MHKVLPPGVAAHRPCGYNPRVRFRVEATAAGTRARAGTLTTARSEILTPVFMPVGTRAAVRSQNLGQLQQLGAQIILGNTYHLMVRPGIELFERLGGLHKWMRWDKSILTDSGGFQIFSLPHIRAMSEDGATFRSQLDGTVFHLTPERSVAMQLAIGSDIMMVLDQCINSTSPHGEAKAAMELTHRWAARSLAARGDAASALFAIVQGACFADLRRQSAAALTDMTGFDGYAIGGLAVGESKAEREDIAEMTADLLPRDKPRYLMGVGTPIDLLEGVHRGVDMFDCILPTAWAQQGTVFSSRGKLDLRRGVHKFDEAPLDEACACDACVLYGRSYLHHLVKCKEPLGWQLLANHNLHFYLGLMAKMRGHIIAGTFPAFYAEQREVLMRTDEDNPPLRAEPKKSRHRGAEALGNFRVHIARGGDHGDVAGSSAGPGVASIAHIASGEIMHSVNDPNAEAERLYVAQSAWIEWACRAAAPARPLVVWDVGLGAAHNAMALIRRLGAVKGTDGPRAEIISYEHDLDALRLALDNLKLFPHLRHGAPHKLLLDGAFAHPQGRYTWRLCAGDYHAHYAAQPRPDVIFWDPFSAKVDTPMWSLAIFRALYDVVAAPPSPVELFTYTNSTAVRSSMLAAGFYVAYGVPTGPKSETTVALAHRVTEGSSRFPSLARHRLLDAAWLVKRARSTARFGADVEPSTLAALDHAITTHPQFETALGQP
- a CDS encoding lanthionine synthetase C family protein produces the protein MKAQKIVQHIIDELKAELEKSTLLPAGIVVANSPVDPYVALLFSYAWATDKSRSDIAAYAVELLDAISASCAAAPNSLRPNSGVIAADWVYSHYCREFFERDPEHGNLEDETSDDIEVALVVCKLLKDAPPRAYDLASGLVGLGIYGLESTNTKAGTEIVSVVLSLLADRSEPVDSLRSRWLTPRELLFGSNREAYPDGVYDLGVAHGVPGIIAFAAESYARGIAREVALDIAGKAVEWILSVRVLDGGPGYDSWVEHGKNAYTGNQVAWCYGGLGLAATVLRAAQVFSRSDWHGQAVNIARACADVSLSSFELRSHALCHGSAGIAHIFNRMYHATNDPIFKRAAVSYYEACVGAFDPAIGFGGYLDLATIFTGKNTQSESMTTAKVGSWNFLTGTSGIGAALLAAIGDVEPLWDRLLLTTIMPKQ
- a CDS encoding sugar transferase encodes the protein MNRAADLVGVALLAPLALPLGLAATAAICVFDRGEPMFTQTRVGLGRQPFVIYKLRTMRDGQVTPVGHVLRKTGLDELPQLWNVVRGDMSLVGPRPLLHTDIARLKWDGPDYDLRWSVRPGVVGPVQLWSTRQCDARLSWVYDRGYVRQASLARDVALVGAAGLCAIFGKRRVAQVFAGWRRRSYT